The following proteins come from a genomic window of Palaemon carinicauda isolate YSFRI2023 chromosome 12, ASM3689809v2, whole genome shotgun sequence:
- the LOC137650871 gene encoding uncharacterized protein, which translates to MWVRPFRARLHLWARLKRASTTALLINNALLLASALHLASALHLASALLLRSPDHRRAPVRQLSPAHRRSPAHHFSLAHQLSPVHQHSPCQQSPARPRTSGPTTRPARQQSPERRPPPPHQHTVTRPVPATRPAFQRSPTRPRSSDLGAGKDIVPLPHQRSPTRRPPPAFQYPARTKVHTLLRADEPVPKPAHETSPSRPSVPMRHPTRQQSPTRQHSPVRPCDSSLVHEHSPTRHRAHAFDRHRAPTRSRANSPVRGWSPMRSTRHRSTTRRRSPTRRRSPTCRHSPAHRHSPTRHRSPTRLTSLRPHRLPTHHHSPDRQRSPRHSYSPVLSRTPSPARLRPHSSARPCAHSPTRPCAKSPTRLHVAAPLSPHYYARSSAHARPHGSAIARPPARISDPSVMRSPARTSDLPIARVPPRTPAGFPRGFAAHPTLRGTGPAYFQVILAISFTEATSRRPGTRRVFRERESLTLCQSAVSLGSVP; encoded by the exons ATGTGGGTGAGGCCCTTCCGTGCCAGGTTACACCTGTGGGCCCGTTTGAAGCGTGCAAGCACCACCGCTCTCCTGATCAAcaacgccctcctgctcgccagcgctctccacctcgccagcgctctccacctcgccagcgctctcctgctc cgctctcctgatcatcgacgcgcccctgttcgccagctctctcctgctcatcggcgctctcctgctcaccattTTTCACTTGCTCACCAGCTTTCACCTGTTCACCAGCACTCACCTTGTCAGCAATCGCCTGCTCGCCCGCGCACTTCAGGCCCTACTACACGCCCTGCGCGTCAACAATCTCCTGAGCGCCGCCCACCTCCCCCACATCAGCACACTGTGACACGCCCAGTTCCTGCTACACGCCCAGCGTTCCAACGCtcacccacgcgcccacgatcttcggatctgggtgctggcaaggacattgttcctctGCCTCACCAGCGTTCCCCTACGCGACGACCACCGCCTGCTTTCCAGTATCCAGCTCGCACTAAAGTTCATACACTCCTGCGCGCCGACGAACCAGTTCCTAAGCCCGCCCACGAGACTTCACCATCGAGACCTTCAGTCCCGATGCGCCATCCTACGCGTCaacaatctcctacgcgccagcattctcctgtgCGCCCGTGCGATTCTTCGCTTGTGCACGAgcactcaccaacgcgccatcgcgccCACGCCTTTGATCGCCACAGGGCTCCGACCCGTTCTCGTgctaactctcctgtacgcggttGGTCTCCCATGCGTTCCACGCGTCATCGATCgacaacgcgccgtcgctcgccaacgcgccgtcgctcgccaacgtgccgtcATTCGCCAGCTCACCGTCACTCGCCaacgcgacatcgctcgccaacgcgcctgaCATCGCTTAGGCCACATCGTTTGCCTACGCACCAtcactctcctgatcgccagcgatcacccaggCACTCCTATTCGCCTGTGCTTTCACGCACACCCTCGCCTGCTCGCTTACGCCCCCACTCGTCAGCGCGTCCATGCGCCCACTCGCCTACGCGCCCATGCGCAAAGTCACCAACGCGCCTTCACGTGGCCGCGCCCTTGTCTCCACACTATTATGCGCGATCCAGCGCCCACGCGCGGCCCCACGGGTCggccatcgcgcgaccaccagcgcgaATCAGCGATCCATCCGTCATGCGATCGCCAGCCCGAACCAGCGATCTGCCCATCGCGCGAGTACCACCACGAACCCCAGCGGGATTTCCGCGGGGTTTCGCAGCGCACCCAACCTTGCGAGGCACCGGGCCCGCATACTTCCAGGTCATCCTCGCGATCTCCTTCACGGAAGCGACGAGCAGGCGTCCAGGAACAAGACGAGTCTTCAGAGAG cgggaatcgctgacactgtgtcagtcagccgtcagccttggttcggttccctga